The following is a genomic window from Nicotiana tabacum cultivar K326 chromosome 3, ASM71507v2, whole genome shotgun sequence.
GAAAGTCATCCTTGGATATCAGGATGTATGGAAAATCGTAGACAGAGGGTATGCAAAACCCGATAATGAGGAAGCTCTGCCCCAAAATGAAAAATAGGTCTtggcaaagacaaggaagaaggatcaacaagccctcacgctcatccaccaatgtttggatgatgccatgtttgagaaggtggcagatgctaccacctcaaaggaagcttgggagattttacaaaattctcttcaaggagttgacaaggtgaaaaaggtaaaacttcaaactctaagggatgattttgaagttttaaaaatgaaagaatccgaatGCATCTCGGATTATTTTTCAAAAGTGAAGGCTGTTGTAAATCAACTAAGAAGATACGGGGAGGACATAGAAGATGTTCGTGTGGTAGAAACGATCCttcgcactttaacacctaaatttgattttgtggtgtgtgctattgaggaatctaaagatttaaactctatgatggtggagcaattggaaggtTCTTTACAATCCCacgaagaaaagatcaaaaggagacaagaagtgtcatcggagcaacttcttaaaactcaggcatccttcaaggattatggaggtgaaacAAGCTATCGAGGAAACGGACGAGGATGAGGTCGAGGTCGAGGaggtcatggaagaggaagaagtaatggtaacaacttcaacaatgaagttaaaatccaccaaacattcagaggtcgtggttgtggacaaagaggaggaagaggatgtggatactaccaagaaaataatggacaaaggtatgacaaatcaaaaattgaatgttataattgtcataaatttggccattattcttgggaatgtcgtagcaatgttgaagaaaaggctaaccttgttgacgataagaaagaaaaaaatgagtcAACATTGTTGAtggcactcaaggaagaagacagagatgattgcagctcgtggtatttcgacaatggagcaagcaatcatatgtgtggatgcaaagagaagtttgtggagatcaataaaacagtgagaggtaatgtgtcctttggagatacctcaaaggttcaaatcgaagggataggtacgattctgatctcctgtaaagatggtagtcacaagttaattcaagatgtttattatgtgccaaaattaaaaagtaatattttaagtttgggccaacttcttgaaaaggaatatgacatccatatgaaaaatatgcatctttggcttagagattcaagtggaattctaattgctaaagtgcatatggcaaagaatagattgttttctctgaatcttaaaacaattgatgcaaagtgtgttgaaggctaatgtgcaagatgaatcatggtgttggcacatgcgatttgggAACTTAAATTTTCAAGCgctcaaatcaatgggagaaaagaacataGTACATGGGATACCATTAATCAACCATCCaaatcaattgtgtgaagcttgtcttcttgggaAACATGAAAGGAGGAGTTTCCCAAAggaggccatgtcaagatcaaccaagCCGCTCCAGCTTGTCCACACTGATgtgtgtggaccaatcaatccaccttcttttggtaaaagaaaatactttttgcttttcattgatgactttagtagaaagacttgggtttatttcttgaaccaaaaatctgaagcttttgctgcttttaaaaatttcaaagtacttgtaaagaaagaaagtggctatgaaatTAAAGCTCTAAGGTCCGATAGAGGAGGGGAATTCACCTCAAATGAATTTAATGTCTGTCAACTTCATGGAATTCGTCGccctctaacggtaccttattcacctcaacaaaatggtgttgcagagagaaagaatcgaacgattcttaatatggatagatgtatgttgaaagctaaaagtatgcctaaggaattttgggccgaagctgtttcttgtgcagtttatttgaataacaggtctccaacaaaaaatgttagagatcaaacccctcaagaagcatggagtggaagaaagccaagtgtcaagcacttaagaatctttgggagcatagcctatgttcatgtgccacatcaagggagagcgaagcttgacgatcgaagtgtcaagcatgtgtttgttggctatgatacgagttcaaaaggctacaagctATAAAACCCAAGCAGCGGCAATATAGTGGTAAGtcgtgatgttgaatttgatgaagaattggcatggaattgggaagctgaggaagaaacttcatatgattttcttccatactttggtgatgaagaagaaccagagaccgTGGAACCTGTGCAGGACAcaactccacctccttctccaacAAATGTTGCATCTCTCTCTTCTCAAGAAGGTTCAAATGAACAGCCGCAAAGGACAAGGAgtattcaagagctctatgaggacacataagaagttactaattttgatttttcatgttgtctctttgctgatagtgaaccaatgaactttgatgaagctgttacaaacaaaaggtggagacaagccatggaggaggagatcaagtcaatagagaagaacaacacttgggagttaacaactcttcccaagggtcatcgagcaattggagtgaaatgggtatacaaaataaagaagaatgctgatggagatgtggagagatacaaggcacgacttgtggctaaagtctacaagcaaaggcaaggcattgactatgaagaagtctatgcacATGTTGCCCGCATGGAGACTATTCGTTTGCTGATCTCTTTGGCGGcgcaaatgaagtggaagattCATCAGCTAGATGTCAAGTCAGCCTTCTTGAATGGttatcttgaagaagaagtctatgttgaacaaccattAGGCTTCGTGGTCAAAAACCATGAAGATACAGTGTTGCggttgaagaaagctttatatggattaaagcaagccccacaagcatggaatagttgcatcgacaagtattttcaagacaatgggtttactcgttgtctccatgaatatgctctttaccttaaagttcatactaatggagatatcttaattgtttgtctttatgttgatgatcttattttcacgggtaataacccaagttGTTTGAAGCTTTCAAGAAAGATATGTCCAGTGAGTTCGAGATGACAGACGTAGGGCCCATGTCATATTACctgggcctagaagtgaagcagatggaggatggaatttttatctctcaagaaagctatacaaaggagatattgaagaagttcaacatgctcgattgcaacccggtgaacacaccgatggaaagtgggacaaaattgtccaagtttgatgaaagagaaaaagtggatcccacattcttcaaaagtcttgtgggaagtttgaggtacttgacttgtaccagaCCAGATATACTTTTTGCAGTTGGAGTAGTAAGTCACTTCATGGAGGCTCCTACCTCTACTCACTTAAAGGTTactagaagaattcttcgttacctaaaaggtacgatagattttgggttattttattcttcttctaatgatttcaaccttgtgggattttgtgatagtgattatgcatgggatattgatgatagaaaaagtaCAACTGGTTTTGTATTTTTGTTGGGTGAAtctgttatttcttggagttcaaagaaacagtccatagttactctctcgacttgtgaagccgaatatataacaacaacatcatgtacctgtcatgctatttggataAGGAGATTATTAAAGGATCTCAATTTGCCACAAATGGAAGCCACagagatttgtattgataacaaatCAGCACAGGCACTCGCGAAGAATCCAgtgtatcatgatcgaagcaagcatatagatacaaAATATCATTTCATCAGAGAATTCATTGCCAAGAAGGAAgtcgagctcaaatatgtgaagtctcatgatcaagttgcagatatcttcacaaaggctctcaagtttgaagattttcaaAGATTGAGAACAAGActtggaatgaagaagaaaaatcaaaattaagggagagatttgtggggctcatacttcacctaccaaaggaaataaagaagaagatgaaaaagttGGAGAAGACAGGCTGCTAGGAAAATTGCATATGAGCGACTAAGCAATGCAAAAGTCAAATTTGTTTGGCTAAAAGGTTGGCAACTTTGCCTATAAATAGAGATGATTCCCCCTCGGTCTAGATACACCAAAATAACGAGAGAAGCATAAAGCagtgagagtaatccacagattgtgGTCTGTGAGATAACTAGGGAGTGGTAGTAATATTATAGTGAGGtgttttaaataaagagtgttatttctttcaaagttgtagtagtctcttgacactactgagttgtaatattatagtgataATATTGCTCCCCTCGAGTATTGTATTTTATTCCGCTAAAatatttggtgtcattgttactctcttgtattattattatttgctgtGAATATTATTCCTGGGCGAGATTATTTTTTATCCCAACGCGAAATTAGTGTCCCCGCGCCAGCCTCTTGGGTTAACTAGTATCGCATAAACTATGCTAATGTGATGAACAATTAAGCCCCAAGAAAGATCATTTATATTGGCAAACAGGCGCAACACAGATGAGCATGTGGCTATAATATGACCATGTCGGTATCCCTTAAAAATCTGGTAAGCGTGGCAGTTAGGATTTTCATTAaggggagtcaaaatataaagaaataaactcaccaaagtcaaggggtgtcattatatagtatatatacatattttttttaaattaaggaGTGTTGGTTGACAATTGCTCTAATAATTTGTGATTAGTTCACTTCAGTATTAGTTCACAGCCATGGATTTGAATGAATAATTTTGCCTTCAAATGTGGTATGTTAGTTACATGTCAGTTCTTGCATGCCTAATGTCATTTTGACCAGATAAGTTAAAGAAGCTAACAACGTGACTCCACAGATGCTGTCTCGTTGGTAGGAGCTGAAATTAATTACTAATAATTAGAGGAAATCATAAAATAGATGGATTTTGGTGGGAGTTGATTGGAGATGTAGCAGATACTATTAAATTGATGCACATATGGCTGGTTGGGCGTGTTTGTGAACAAAATAATTGATCCCAAAATGCACCATGCAGGAAGAGGAAATTAACCAGAACTTTCTACTTAATAAAAAAAACGAAGGTTAAGATGTATAATGAGGAAAGACAGTTTGATATGTTATGTCTTTGCACGAATGTCTTGTAATTAATGGTttgaaatacaaaaatattcaTTTACATTGTCTTCCCTAGAGTAAAACCTCATGCTTAATTGTTCTGATATACTTATACGTTTACAGAACCTGGTATGTTGTCCCAGAAATGGAGTAAAAACTTAGTAGCTGAGACCAATTATCAACTATTTAAGAAGCCTAAATAGGATACTGAAGCGATTAAGAAGTTGAACAATTATGCAAACCTTGAGGGGACAACCATGAAACATATTGTGCTTTCAGCATCAAATTATTAGTAAGCACACCTGTAATATTATAAAAGTTTCAGTTTTTATCCTTGACTTAGATTTTTACATCCTGAAGATTCAAAAAAGACTATATTGACAAGAATTTTAGAACTCATTCCCTAAAAGCAAAGTTAATGCCAGCTATATCTGGTTGATCCTTGAGGTTTATTATGCTTTTTTATTGAGTCTCCTGGAATATCTAAGGTAGAGCTATCTATTTAATTTGTGTAAGTGAAACAGCCTTTATAGTTTTAACCTGTGAGATCCTTATCAGATCTAATGCTTTTCATATATATGTTGGTTTGCAACCTTGTTTAAGCATAGAGAGGAAGGGGATTCACACAGGAAAGATACACAGACAGGTGAATTGGAGTATAATCTCTCGTTAGTATTCTATATTTCTGGGCAACTACAAAAATTTTTGTATATACAAATATAGTATATGTGATTAGCTATACAGTTCATGGAACGAGGATGCTAAATTAGCAAGAAAAGATCTTGAGGAGAGAGCTTCTTGATCTAATCAGGCACCTAAATATTCCTTCTAATCCATTTTCAAAGCTCTCAAGTTGAGCGTCAAATATTTCCAGCCTGGTTTCAAAGTTCATGTTTTCTTCTTGGTCTTCACAGGCAATTCTTCCCTTGTGAACCAGTCTTGAAATCGTTGACCATTTAGATGGCTTAGGTTTCACAATTGGCATACATAATGACAACAAGAGCATTTGGAAAATTGAAATGCACATGGTATTCTTTTCACTTCCCTTAATGCTCTAATAATCGCTATTGTTTGCTGATCAGCATCCAAGAGTATTTGGTGATATCTGTATGTCATGATCCATCTGCTTTAGAGCCACAATTGACATTTTAGCTTCTTTCTTGATCTTTTTGCTGACGGAGGTGAATCTAGAAATGCTGGCTTCTGCACTTGAATCTCCTTTCCTCCTGAGAGAGAGCAGATTGAAGATCTCTTACACTTTCCTTGCTTCGAGAAACTAGATCCCTTGCTGTGCCACACACATCAATGATTCTCACTGATTTTTCCAATAAATCTTCGATCCATTTCCCGTTTTGATATTTGGAAAGGGATTTAAGGGTTTGAGGCAAATTCAGAAGATCATCCATGCACTTGTGTAACATCTCCAAATCAAATAAAGCAGAACAGATTGTCTCAGCTGCTGGTGCAACTGTTGTATCCAATGTCTTGAGCTTATTAAGCTCCTCTTCCACTCTTTGAGTGTTTGGGTGTGATCGTCCTAGTAAACTGATTGATCGAATGTGGTAggattttgaagaagaaagagcaGCCATGGTAGTATTTTCGTTTCTTGTGAGAAGAACACTGGGCTGTTGTGATGAGAAATAAGCCCCAAGAAAGGTCATTTATATTGACAAACAGGCACAGGAGAGCTGAGAGTGTGATTGTAAATGTAACCATGTGGTTACCCCTTTAAAACTGGTAAACTGCTATAGATTTGGCAGACAATCACTCTAATAATTTGTGATTATTGCAGTATTCACAGCTAGGAATTAGATGAACTATATGGCTTTGCCTTCAGATGCGTTACAATTACAGGTCAGTTCTTGAATGCCTAACACGCATTGTGTCATTATTAtcagtttaaagtttaagaaAGCTAACGATGTGGCTCCACTGATGGTGTTTCATTAATAATAAGAGAAAATCTTAAACCAGATGATTTCCGGAGGAATTTGATTTGGGAATATACCGTTGCACGAGTGGCCTGTATTTTCTTTGAACTTACTATAGTCCCCacttgcattgtcttccccaaAGAGGACCTCATGCTAAATGTTCGGCATAGAATTTAAACAACTTGCTAATTTGTGCCAGAATAAGAGTAATTAATGAGTTGTTTTAACAAACTCAGATAGGATAGCTGCACCTCAGGCAAATCTTAAGTTGAACATTAATCATGCAATGTAGGAAACAAACACTGAAACATATTGTGTTCCTGAATCATATCAGTAAGCACATCTGTAATATCATAAAGCTTTGAGTCTTAACATCTGTAATTGATGTCTCGTTTTCAGGAGCTTCTGTTACATTAATAAATTGATACACGTTTGGCTTGTTGGCTCTGTAGATTACAGATTCCATAATTGCAGCACATGCTCGCAGGCCACAGCTAACGAGGAAACTTGTTACAGTTTTCTGAAACTGATTGTTTTCTAAGATACCCCAGATGAAGTTTAAGACGTTTAAAGACATGTTTTATTTTTACATCGATGTGCACGGGTGGTTCATTAACTTTTTACAACTTTTTGAAAACCAACTTCCTTCGTCTTCCCTGGGCCAACCTCTAAATGTCTAAGAAAGAATTACCAAAAATTACTACTTTGTGCCAGAAATGGGGTAACACACAGTTGCTAAATTAACTTAATGAACCAAATCACAAGATACAATGAAAATCTGTAATTAGAACATGCATCTACTATAGGCATCTTGTTGGAAAATCCCAGGTCAAGCAAGTTTTATATGTTTTGTTAAGAAAACTTTAAACTGTCCTCCTATGACATCTGATTTTTGTTTTTCAGATTGATGTTTCTTAGGTAGGGGGAGAAGGGAGTCAGATAAGCCAGATAGAGAGAAAGATATATACACGAAGTTTGGAGTATAATTTTTCAATTTGAGTATAATATATTTCTAGCATAGGTACAAAATTGTTCATGAACAGAATATGGTGAACTATACAGTTATAATGGAGTAAGAACATCCAGATTAGCAGGAGAAAACATTAAGGAGGAAGCTTCTTGATCTAATTAGGCTCCTAAATGTTCCCTCCAATCCCTTTTATGCTGTCAAGTTGAGCCTCAAAAGTCTCCAATCTTGTTTCCAAGTTCGTGCTGTTTTCTAGGCCTTCTTGTTCTCTTCTTCCGTTGTTTGTCAATTTTGCAACCAATGGCCATTTTGGTTGCTTTGGCTTCAAAAGTGGCACAGACAAGAAGGACAAGATATTTTGGACAACCAAAATACAAACTCCATTGGCCCTTAGTGCTCTAATCACAGCTATTGTCTCCTGATCTGCTTCTAGACAGGGGCGGCTCGATATACTTGGGGGCCTAAAGTGCAACTACAATTAGAGGTCCAAACTTTTATAATCGATTTCTTtagtaattattttttatattatagcTAAGCAAATTAGTCATTCTCGAGACGCTATTGATCTTATGTAAGACGTTATTGATCTTAGATACTATTATGCATTTAgtggtcaaaatataaatataaaaaggcaaaatacataaacacaCTTAAAGTTAGTTACAAATGTCTATCTCACACTCCAACTCAGGTGACCATATAGATACTTTACGTTGGTTTTTAGTATGTTTCGCAAACACTCCGAGGTGACATGGCAAAATGGGTGTGTCTCACTCATATTTGAGCGGGTGAAGATGCATAAAATTAtgtttttactttaattttttttcatgtgAACCCCGCCTTCTCCATCCCCAATCAAGCCATAGCCACCATCATAATCAAGCCACAACCTACTCTCATGCCATTACATTCCACCTCAACAAAGATAAAAAAATCCCAATAAGATTCAAATTAAAGCAAAAAATCAAGTAAGGAAGTAGAacaaatgaaaaattaaaaaaagatacTCAATTCGTTTCTTTGTTTGGCCATTTGTACTGTAAATCAAATAACTCATGGAGAAAAAAAAGGCACGAAATCGTAAAAAGAAAGGATAATGGGAAAGAGACTAGAAAACACAGGTGGGAAGGAGATGAAGAGAGAGGTCGCCAGAGGTGAGCTTTTCCGATGAGGTTTTAGGGTGAAAAGGGTCGTTGGTTTTAGGGTGAAGGGAGTGCTAGAGAAGAAGATGGAGGAGGGAAGGGGTCTGGTTTAGATTttcaaaatgaagaagaagaagaagaagaagaagttggggGAGGGACCGGGAGGGGGTAGGGggtttctgtttttgtttttttggaagAAGGAAGACTTGttctttttgagttttttttaatCAAGTTATTATTAAtgtgataatatttttattttgagaTTACACGTATCATTATTTCATTTGTTGACTTGACATGTCAGCTGAGAGTGTATTTCATGCAGGTAGACTTACAAACATAGGTGGCCACGTGACACATCTGTGCTAAGTTGAAGTGTCTATATGGTCATCCGGTAAGTTGGAGTGTGAGAGAGACATCTAAGGCCAACTTTATGTATCTGTTTATGTATTTTgccaataaaaatgcaaaataaaggTTTTTTTTTGGGTAAATAAGTAACTTTATTACCAAGGGCAAAATATGTACAATCATAACAAAAACCCCTAAAGATGGTCAACATTTCACCTCCAGAAACCTGCTAAACATTTATCTACTGTCCCCTTCTCGCTTATGATATTATCTATTCAATACTAAGGAAATCTTCAGACTCATTACTAATAAAATGTCAATATTATCCTACTCTTCTTCTAACTCTTTTCCTCCAGGACAATTTTCAGGGGTAGAAATTCATGGATTCCAGTTGATTTGTAATCTTCTTGTTGTGGCTCCCTCGACAGTGTATATCTTGTACTATTAGCCTGCTCAGATTGTCAAcagttcttcttcttccttgaaatattctttgatttctcTCTTGCCAAATATAGTAAACACTACATGCCAGCACTATTCTATACATTTCTGCTTTTACGTTTTTCCCATTTGCAAATTTAATCGCTCACTCCTGCTCTTGCACCCATCCTATAATTTGTTTATGCACTCCTTGCCATCTGAGTAATTTATTCCATAGAGCTGTAGAGAAGTTACACTTAAAAAATAAGTGATCAAGTGATTCATCATCATGTTCACACAATGGACAAACCAAATTGTTAGCAATGCCCCAATGGGCTAATCGATCTCTTGTGTAAAATCTTCCATGTGCTACCAACGTCAAATTGAATACCCATTTAGGACACCCTGCAAAATAAAGGTTATATCAAGTTTTACTAAATCATAAAGATATGTTTACTTTACTCGGGAGGACTTTTCCATCTGACAACAGTCACAATGATAAATTTTTACTATAAAACTAGTAAATTTGCCCGCGCTTCACGCGGtcataaaaatatcatttaattaataaatgatgCTTTGAAATGACcaaaaagtaattttgtgataACTATAAACATTTTTAAGTTCTCTGTCAAAAAAATAATCAGCACTAACAACTTTATAAGTTCAACTATGTATATTTGCAAAACTTCAATAAAGTAAGCAAAAACTCAAGGAAACTTCACCTAAATTTTGTTATaaatgtttaaccaaaaaataaaattttagtcaaagctagaatttagaagaacacggtgtcacacctcctttttccgcccccgcgaggggcgtaggagttttttccaattaaagaacaatcaaaacgggatttatttatttatttcagagtcgccacttggaagatttagggtgtcccaagtcaccaatttaatcccgaatcgaggaaaggaatgactccatattacagtctgcgcaccagaaatccggataaggaattctgttaacccgggagaaggtgttaggcattcccgagttccgtggttctagcacggtcgctcaactgtcatatttggcttgattatctgatttaatacatgttgaacctatgtgcaaaatttaacttttaaccgcttttatcatttactgttattttatcaagaattgcaacattgtgaaaatgtatctcaaatcgcgtcacaatcaatgtacccgcggttagagctacatttcaactctgttgagattgggatttgggtcaaataaatgtgcacccgagtttaggaagataacattattaaatacgcgcctaaagtgactagcgtatcatttactttgggtagggccgtggaattttgctaaacggtccatcccgaagtctaagcaatttttaagccaatatttactgagggccccgcaattttgtatttttgttcggc
Proteins encoded in this region:
- the LOC107793337 gene encoding uncharacterized protein LOC107793337, whose amino-acid sequence is MTFLGAYFSSQQPSVLLTRNENTTMAALSSSKSYHIRSISLLGRSHPNTQRVEEELNKLKTLDTTVAPAAETICSALFDLEMLHKCMDDLLNLPQTLKSLSKYQNGKWIEDLLEKSVRIIDVCGTARDLVSRSKESVRDLQSALSQEERRFKCRSQHF